In a genomic window of Chaetodon auriga isolate fChaAug3 chromosome 1, fChaAug3.hap1, whole genome shotgun sequence:
- the mvda gene encoding diphosphomevalonate decarboxylase isoform X2 — MEKPNVVTCTAPVNIAVIKYWGKRNEELILPINSSLSVTLHQGQLKTTTTVATSRSFQEDRIWLNGKEEDITHPRLQSCLREIYTLARVFGVEGELSGIARQGSGSACRSMYGGFVQWIMGQKDDGKDSLAQQVEPETHWPELRILVLVVSAERKPVGSTSGMQTSVQTSCLLKHRAESVVPGRMREMIKAVRRKDFAAFAELTMKDSNQFHATCLDTYPPIFYLNRVSQQVISLVHRYNKHYGETRVAYTFDAGPNAVIFTLQQHVPEFVQVVRHFFPPETNGGQFIRGLPVNGVALSEELKQAIGLESTPKGLSYIISTKAGPGPCVVEDQHLLGSDGLPKKTD; from the exons ATGGAGAAGCCAAACGTAGTTACATGCACCGCTCCTGTGAACATAGCTGTCATTAAATACT GGGGGAAGAGAAATGAAGAATTAATTCTACCCATAAACTCATCTTTGAGCGTCACGTTGCACCAAGGCCAG TTGAAAACAACTACAACAGTTGCAACCAGCAGATCATTTCAGGAAGATCGGATATGGCTCAATGGCAAAGAGGAGGACATAACCCATCCAAGACTACAGTCCTGTctgagagaga TTTACACTCTGGCCCGGGTGTTCGGTGTAGAGGGGGAGTTGTCCGGCATTGCACGGCAGGGCTCAGGCAGTGCCTGCCGGAGCATGTATGGAGGGTTCGTCCAGTGGATCATGGGACAGAAAGATGATGGCAAGGACAGTCTGGCCCAGCAGGTGGAGCCAGAGACTCACTGGCCTGAGCTCAGAATCCTTGTGCTTGTG GTCAGTGCTGAGAGGAAGCCTGTGGGCAGCACCTCTGGGATGCAAACCAGTGTGCAAACAAGCTGTCTGTTAAAG cacCGGGCTGAGTCTGTGGTCCCGGGCCGGATGAGAGAGATGATTAAAGCGGTCCGAAGAAAGGACTTTGCTGCATTTGCTGAACTCACGATGAAGGACAGCAACCAGTTCCATGCCACCTGCCTTGACACGTACCCTCCCATCTTCTACCTCAACCGTGTGTCTCAACAGGTTATCAGTTTGGTGCATCGGTATAACAAACACTATGGGGAGACAAGG GTGGCATACACATTTGATGCAGGACCCAACGCTGTGATCTTCACTCTACAGCAACATGTTCCTGAGTTTGTTCAGGTGGTTCGTCATTTCTTCCCCCCAGAGACCAACGGAGGACA GTTTATTAGGGGTCTTCCAGTCAACGGTGTTGCTCTTTCTGAGGAACTGAAACAGGCTATTGGTCTAGAGTCCACGCCAAAGGGACTAAGCTACATAATTAGTaccaag GCTGGACCAGGCCCTTGTGTTGTGGAGGATCAGCATCTACTTGGATCTGATGGCTTGCCCAAGAAAACTGATTGA
- the uraha gene encoding 5-hydroxyisourate hydrolase isoform X3 gives MAGSPSPLTTHVLNTAAGVPGSNMALGLFRQDPSNNAWSLITTGTTNEDGRCPGLITKEMFTSGVYKLRFETAQYWESMGEHSFYPYVEIVFTITDPGQKYHIPLLLSRFSYSTYRGS, from the exons ATGGCAGGCTCACCGAGTCCTCTGACCACCCATGTGCTGAACACTGCAGCGGGCGTCCCTGGCTCCAACATGGCCCTCGGTCTCTTTCGACAAGACCCCTCCAACAATGCCTGGAGTCTGATAACCACTGG GACCACTAATGAGGATGGACGTTGTCCAGGACTCATCACAAAAGAAATGTTTACATCTGGTGTGTATAAACTTCGTTTTGAGACGGCTCAGTACTGGGAGAGTATGGGAGAGCACTCCTTTTACCCATATGTTGAG ATTGTCTTCACTATCACTGACCCTGGCCAAAAGTACCACATCCCTCTGCTCCTGAGTCGTTTCTCTTACAGCACCTACAGAGGGAGTTAG
- the uraha gene encoding 5-hydroxyisourate hydrolase isoform X1: protein MSAYRLQQLTGHILPGYKQITAMAGSPSPLTTHVLNTAAGVPGSNMALGLFRQDPSNNAWSLITTGTTNEDGRCPGLITKEMFTSGVYKLRFETAQYWESMGEHSFYPYVEIVFTITDPGQKYHIPLLLSRFSYSTYRGS, encoded by the exons CATTTTGCCTGGATATAAG CAGATCACGGCAATGGCAGGCTCACCGAGTCCTCTGACCACCCATGTGCTGAACACTGCAGCGGGCGTCCCTGGCTCCAACATGGCCCTCGGTCTCTTTCGACAAGACCCCTCCAACAATGCCTGGAGTCTGATAACCACTGG GACCACTAATGAGGATGGACGTTGTCCAGGACTCATCACAAAAGAAATGTTTACATCTGGTGTGTATAAACTTCGTTTTGAGACGGCTCAGTACTGGGAGAGTATGGGAGAGCACTCCTTTTACCCATATGTTGAG ATTGTCTTCACTATCACTGACCCTGGCCAAAAGTACCACATCCCTCTGCTCCTGAGTCGTTTCTCTTACAGCACCTACAGAGGGAGTTAG
- the mvda gene encoding diphosphomevalonate decarboxylase isoform X1 produces MEKPNVVTCTAPVNIAVIKYWGKRNEELILPINSSLSVTLHQGQLKTTTTVATSRSFQEDRIWLNGKEEDITHPRLQSCLREIRRLARKRRNDGDPALDSTSLSHKVHICSVNNFPTAAGLASSAAGFACLVYTLARVFGVEGELSGIARQGSGSACRSMYGGFVQWIMGQKDDGKDSLAQQVEPETHWPELRILVLVVSAERKPVGSTSGMQTSVQTSCLLKHRAESVVPGRMREMIKAVRRKDFAAFAELTMKDSNQFHATCLDTYPPIFYLNRVSQQVISLVHRYNKHYGETRVAYTFDAGPNAVIFTLQQHVPEFVQVVRHFFPPETNGGQFIRGLPVNGVALSEELKQAIGLESTPKGLSYIISTKAGPGPCVVEDQHLLGSDGLPKKTD; encoded by the exons ATGGAGAAGCCAAACGTAGTTACATGCACCGCTCCTGTGAACATAGCTGTCATTAAATACT GGGGGAAGAGAAATGAAGAATTAATTCTACCCATAAACTCATCTTTGAGCGTCACGTTGCACCAAGGCCAG TTGAAAACAACTACAACAGTTGCAACCAGCAGATCATTTCAGGAAGATCGGATATGGCTCAATGGCAAAGAGGAGGACATAACCCATCCAAGACTACAGTCCTGTctgagagaga TTCGACGATTAGCGAGGAAGAGACGTAATGACGGGGACCCTGCTTTGGATTCAACTAGTTTGTCTCACAAAGTCCACATTTGCTCGGTTAACAATTTCCCCACTGCTGCCGGTCTCGCCTCCTCAGCTGCTGGATTCGCCTgtctag TTTACACTCTGGCCCGGGTGTTCGGTGTAGAGGGGGAGTTGTCCGGCATTGCACGGCAGGGCTCAGGCAGTGCCTGCCGGAGCATGTATGGAGGGTTCGTCCAGTGGATCATGGGACAGAAAGATGATGGCAAGGACAGTCTGGCCCAGCAGGTGGAGCCAGAGACTCACTGGCCTGAGCTCAGAATCCTTGTGCTTGTG GTCAGTGCTGAGAGGAAGCCTGTGGGCAGCACCTCTGGGATGCAAACCAGTGTGCAAACAAGCTGTCTGTTAAAG cacCGGGCTGAGTCTGTGGTCCCGGGCCGGATGAGAGAGATGATTAAAGCGGTCCGAAGAAAGGACTTTGCTGCATTTGCTGAACTCACGATGAAGGACAGCAACCAGTTCCATGCCACCTGCCTTGACACGTACCCTCCCATCTTCTACCTCAACCGTGTGTCTCAACAGGTTATCAGTTTGGTGCATCGGTATAACAAACACTATGGGGAGACAAGG GTGGCATACACATTTGATGCAGGACCCAACGCTGTGATCTTCACTCTACAGCAACATGTTCCTGAGTTTGTTCAGGTGGTTCGTCATTTCTTCCCCCCAGAGACCAACGGAGGACA GTTTATTAGGGGTCTTCCAGTCAACGGTGTTGCTCTTTCTGAGGAACTGAAACAGGCTATTGGTCTAGAGTCCACGCCAAAGGGACTAAGCTACATAATTAGTaccaag GCTGGACCAGGCCCTTGTGTTGTGGAGGATCAGCATCTACTTGGATCTGATGGCTTGCCCAAGAAAACTGATTGA
- the uraha gene encoding 5-hydroxyisourate hydrolase isoform X2, with translation MSAYRLQQLTGHILPGYKITAMAGSPSPLTTHVLNTAAGVPGSNMALGLFRQDPSNNAWSLITTGTTNEDGRCPGLITKEMFTSGVYKLRFETAQYWESMGEHSFYPYVEIVFTITDPGQKYHIPLLLSRFSYSTYRGS, from the exons CATTTTGCCTGGATATAAG ATCACGGCAATGGCAGGCTCACCGAGTCCTCTGACCACCCATGTGCTGAACACTGCAGCGGGCGTCCCTGGCTCCAACATGGCCCTCGGTCTCTTTCGACAAGACCCCTCCAACAATGCCTGGAGTCTGATAACCACTGG GACCACTAATGAGGATGGACGTTGTCCAGGACTCATCACAAAAGAAATGTTTACATCTGGTGTGTATAAACTTCGTTTTGAGACGGCTCAGTACTGGGAGAGTATGGGAGAGCACTCCTTTTACCCATATGTTGAG ATTGTCTTCACTATCACTGACCCTGGCCAAAAGTACCACATCCCTCTGCTCCTGAGTCGTTTCTCTTACAGCACCTACAGAGGGAGTTAG
- the pdcd5 gene encoding programmed cell death protein 5 produces MAELQAKQGDASNNQQAEAKQRETDTRNSILAQVLDQSARARLSNLALVKPEKAKEVENYLIHMAGFGKLGGKISESGLIEILEKVSQQTQKKTTVTFNRRRVMDSDDEDD; encoded by the exons ATGGCAGAACTACAGGCAAAGCAAGGG gATGCTTCAAATAATCAGCAAGCAGAGGCCAAACAAAG agaaacagacacgAGGAACTCTATATTGGCCCAAGTTCTCGACCAGTCTGCCCGTGCCAGAT TGAGCAATCTTGCTTTGGTGAAGCCGGAGAAGGCCAAAGAGGTTGAAAACTATCTCATTCATATGGCTGGTTTTGGAAAGTTAGGAGGAAAG ATTTCTGAGTCAGGCTTGATCGAGATTCTAGAAAAAGTCAGTCAGCAGACGCAAAAGAAGACAACTGTCACA TTCAACAGACGGAGGGTGATGGACTCAGATGATGAGGATGACTAG